One window from the genome of Deltaproteobacteria bacterium encodes:
- the hemH gene encoding ferrochelatase: MSSPHQAGVLLVNLGTPDAHHTAAVRRYLREFLYDPKVIDIHPVGRFFLLEGAILPFRPAKSAAAYKKIWTPDGSPLRVHSDALVKEIQRALGRDVPVELGMQYGNPSIAYGLGLLQERGVERVLVAPLYPQYATSSTASSMAKAYAAASAMWAMPALSALPPFYDRPEFLDAFAAVARPVIAEARADYVLFSFHGLPERHMRKADVSGNHCLASATCCDSVTSANRYCYRAQCYATARGLASRLELSAERHSVSFQSRLGRTPWITPHTDVVIPELAKKGVKRVAVMCPAFVADCLETLEEIGIRAREDFKRAGGEELTLVPSLNASEAWVHGLAGLLKEQLAVR, encoded by the coding sequence ATGTCGTCACCGCACCAAGCAGGCGTGCTGCTGGTGAACCTCGGCACGCCGGACGCGCACCACACGGCGGCCGTGCGCCGCTACCTGCGCGAGTTTCTGTACGACCCGAAGGTCATCGACATCCACCCGGTCGGCCGCTTCTTCCTGCTCGAGGGCGCGATCCTGCCCTTCCGGCCGGCGAAGAGCGCCGCCGCGTACAAGAAGATCTGGACGCCCGACGGCTCGCCGCTGCGCGTGCACTCCGACGCGCTGGTGAAGGAAATCCAGCGCGCGCTCGGCCGAGATGTGCCGGTGGAGCTGGGGATGCAGTACGGCAATCCGTCGATTGCGTATGGGCTGGGGCTCTTGCAGGAGCGCGGCGTGGAGCGCGTGCTGGTGGCGCCGCTCTATCCGCAGTACGCGACCAGCTCGACCGCGAGCTCCATGGCCAAGGCCTACGCCGCGGCGAGCGCGATGTGGGCCATGCCGGCGCTCTCGGCGCTGCCGCCGTTCTACGACCGGCCCGAGTTCCTCGACGCCTTCGCCGCCGTGGCGCGGCCGGTCATCGCCGAGGCGCGCGCCGACTACGTGCTGTTCTCGTTTCACGGCCTGCCCGAGCGGCACATGCGCAAGGCCGACGTGAGCGGCAACCACTGCCTCGCGAGCGCGACCTGCTGCGATTCGGTGACCAGCGCCAATCGCTACTGCTACCGCGCGCAGTGCTACGCGACGGCGCGCGGGCTGGCGTCGCGCCTGGAGCTCTCGGCCGAGCGGCACTCGGTGAGCTTCCAGTCGCGGCTGGGGCGCACGCCGTGGATCACGCCGCACACCGACGTCGTGATTCCGGAGCTGGCCAAGAAGGGCGTGAAGCGCGTGGCGGTGATGTGTCCCGCGTTCGTGGCCGATTGTCTGGAGACGCTCGAGGAGATCGGCATCCGCGCGCGCGAGGACTTCAAGCGCGCGGGCGGAGAGGAGCTCACGCTGGTGCCGTCGCTGAACGCGAGCGAGGCGTGGGTGCACGGGCTCGCCGGCTTGCTCAAAGAGCAGCTCGCCGTTCGCTAG